Proteins encoded within one genomic window of Ammonifex degensii KC4:
- a CDS encoding DUF3842 family protein, protein MLRVAVIDGQGGGIGRVIVEKLRKALPKEEVEIIALGTNAIATAEMLRAGANDGASGENAVVYNVEKVDIILGTIAAVIAHSMLGELTPKMAEAVAKSPAKKILLHLNRANVEIVGVSTEPLPHLIDMMVAQVAEELRKRKGMEVQDNPSSESWRPNFTLARRKLAES, encoded by the coding sequence ATGCTACGCGTGGCGGTCATAGACGGGCAAGGAGGCGGGATTGGGCGGGTAATCGTGGAAAAGCTGCGCAAAGCCCTTCCCAAAGAGGAAGTAGAGATAATAGCTCTGGGTACCAACGCTATTGCCACGGCCGAGATGTTGCGGGCGGGAGCCAATGACGGGGCCAGCGGGGAAAACGCCGTAGTATACAACGTGGAAAAAGTAGACATCATCCTCGGCACCATCGCAGCTGTCATCGCCCACAGTATGCTGGGGGAACTCACACCTAAGATGGCCGAGGCCGTGGCTAAGAGCCCCGCGAAGAAGATCCTTCTACACTTGAACCGGGCCAACGTGGAGATAGTGGGAGTTTCTACCGAGCCTCTGCCCCACTTGATCGACATGATGGTGGCCCAGGTAGCTGAAGAACTCCGAAAGCGAAAGGGAATGGAGGTCCAGGATAACCCCTCTTCCGAGAGCTGGCGCCCCAATTTCACTCTGGCGCGGCGGAAGCTGGCGGAAAGCTGA
- a CDS encoding nickel-dependent hydrogenase large subunit — MATKVIVDPITRIEGHLKIEVEVANGKVVNAWSSGTLFRGIEIILKGRDPRDAQHITQRICGVCPLSHGIASVLCLDDAFKAQVPPNGRIIRNLIQGANWLMSHILHFYTLAALDYVKGPDTPPFVPRFKGDYRLPPKVNEVLVQHYLEALDARRKAHEMLAVFGAKAPHPTVFIPGGVTEAVTAERIEKFRTYLEELIRFIDQTYVPDVKIVAEYYSDYWDIGRGCRNMLAYGAFPQADGQAGRRDLFFKPGVYTNGKFAPFDPQKIVEDVKYSWYANDTSRLPPARGETVPQPRKAGAYSWLKAPRYNGLPHEVGPLARSWINQAPEIVSLGERAFSVLGRHYARALECSRLAHAMLDWLNQLKVGEPVYLPAQVPEEAHGMGLTEAARGALGHWIEIKNYRIANYQAVVPTTWNASPRDDRGQPGPIEQALIGTPVQDPENPIEITRVVRSFDPCLACAIHLLELRVHSRRGSSSFRI, encoded by the coding sequence ATGGCTACGAAGGTCATTGTGGACCCCATAACCCGGATAGAGGGGCATCTGAAGATCGAAGTAGAAGTGGCGAACGGCAAGGTGGTAAATGCCTGGTCTTCGGGGACCCTCTTCCGGGGGATCGAAATCATCCTAAAAGGGCGTGATCCCCGGGACGCCCAGCACATCACACAACGAATCTGCGGTGTCTGCCCCCTCTCGCACGGTATAGCTTCCGTCCTCTGTCTCGACGACGCCTTCAAAGCCCAGGTTCCTCCCAACGGGCGCATCATCCGCAACCTCATCCAGGGAGCTAACTGGCTGATGTCGCACATTCTTCACTTTTACACCTTAGCTGCCCTGGATTACGTGAAGGGTCCGGATACCCCGCCTTTTGTGCCCCGCTTCAAGGGGGATTACCGGCTTCCCCCGAAAGTGAACGAGGTTCTGGTACAACATTATTTGGAAGCACTTGACGCCCGGCGGAAGGCTCATGAGATGCTGGCCGTGTTCGGGGCGAAGGCACCCCATCCCACCGTCTTCATTCCCGGGGGAGTGACCGAAGCGGTCACGGCGGAGCGGATAGAAAAATTCCGAACTTATCTAGAAGAACTCATTCGTTTCATCGATCAAACCTATGTGCCCGATGTGAAGATCGTAGCCGAGTATTACAGCGACTACTGGGACATTGGCCGGGGCTGCCGCAATATGCTGGCCTACGGTGCTTTTCCGCAGGCAGACGGACAAGCCGGTAGGCGCGACCTCTTCTTTAAGCCGGGAGTTTATACCAACGGCAAGTTCGCTCCTTTCGATCCGCAGAAGATAGTGGAGGACGTGAAGTACTCTTGGTACGCCAACGACACTTCCAGGCTTCCGCCGGCCAGAGGCGAGACCGTTCCCCAGCCCCGCAAGGCCGGGGCCTACTCCTGGCTTAAAGCCCCCCGTTACAACGGTCTGCCGCACGAGGTGGGCCCGCTGGCCCGCTCCTGGATAAACCAGGCACCGGAGATTGTCTCTTTGGGCGAGAGGGCCTTTTCCGTGCTGGGAAGGCATTATGCGCGGGCTTTAGAGTGCAGCCGGCTGGCCCACGCCATGCTGGACTGGCTGAACCAGCTTAAAGTAGGCGAGCCTGTGTACTTGCCGGCTCAGGTGCCGGAGGAGGCGCACGGCATGGGCCTCACCGAGGCCGCCCGGGGCGCTCTGGGGCACTGGATAGAAATCAAGAACTACCGGATAGCCAATTATCAGGCGGTAGTTCCCACCACCTGGAATGCCAGCCCCAGGGACGACCGGGGACAGCCCGGACCCATAGAACAGGCTTTGATCGGAACCCCGGTGCAAGATCCCGAAAATCCGATCGAGATCACCCGGGTAGTGCGTTCTTTCGATCCCTGTCTGGCCTGTGCCATCCACTTGCTGGAACTGCGGGTGCATTCGCGCCGCGGCTCGAGCAGTTTCAGGATTTAA
- a CDS encoding MFS transporter, protein MVITLLSFLGFLLYLSSEASRVFIPLLTEELGGTPLAVGLVGGAYGFTYFVASLLFGRQADLRGRLRFVRLGLALSALCFAAQMAAGSVVALAWLRAAVGFALGVVTGALLVLAYENRGGVGKYSAWCAAGWIAGSFLAAVLRHYRLIFLLSALACLLAFLLSWRIKGEVLGAKINHPSLWQVLTRHHRVYFPFFLRHLGASSIWIIFPLYLQQLGASKFWIGMAVMTNYVGQSLLMGVAERGDGFRLFRAGLGLSVLVFLLYPFLSSFYQVYPVQLLLAAAWSALYIGALNVLLREGEGRGTAAGALIGSINLCGALGPLVGGLLAYYWGYRAVMVFAALLSLVGLWWSWRH, encoded by the coding sequence GTGGTAATAACGCTTCTTAGCTTCTTGGGGTTTCTCCTTTACCTGTCTTCTGAGGCTTCGCGGGTTTTCATCCCCTTGCTGACCGAAGAGCTGGGGGGCACTCCTTTAGCCGTGGGGCTGGTAGGGGGGGCTTACGGGTTTACCTACTTTGTGGCTTCCCTTCTCTTCGGCAGGCAGGCCGACCTGCGGGGCCGCTTGCGCTTTGTGCGACTGGGCCTGGCTTTGAGTGCCCTATGTTTCGCCGCCCAGATGGCGGCCGGCAGCGTGGTTGCCTTGGCCTGGTTGCGGGCGGCAGTGGGCTTCGCCCTAGGAGTAGTAACCGGGGCCTTGCTCGTCCTGGCTTATGAAAACCGGGGCGGTGTGGGGAAGTACAGCGCCTGGTGTGCGGCAGGCTGGATCGCTGGCTCCTTCCTGGCGGCGGTTTTGCGGCATTATCGGCTGATCTTCCTGCTGAGCGCCTTGGCATGTCTCTTAGCCTTTCTCCTCAGCTGGCGAATTAAAGGAGAGGTTCTGGGGGCGAAAATAAACCACCCTTCTCTCTGGCAGGTGCTAACCCGCCACCACCGGGTCTATTTCCCCTTTTTTCTGCGTCACTTAGGCGCTTCTTCGATCTGGATCATCTTTCCTTTGTACCTGCAGCAGTTGGGCGCCAGTAAGTTCTGGATAGGGATGGCCGTCATGACCAACTATGTGGGGCAATCACTGCTCATGGGGGTGGCGGAACGAGGAGACGGGTTCCGCCTCTTCCGGGCAGGCTTGGGTCTTTCCGTGCTCGTCTTTCTTCTCTATCCCTTTCTCTCCTCCTTTTATCAGGTTTACCCGGTGCAACTTTTGCTGGCCGCTGCCTGGTCGGCCCTCTACATAGGAGCTCTGAATGTGCTCCTGCGCGAAGGGGAGGGACGGGGTACAGCAGCAGGAGCCTTGATAGGAAGTATTAACCTCTGTGGCGCGCTGGGTCCTTTGGTGGGCGGTCTTCTGGCATACTACTGGGGCTACCGGGCGGTCATGGTTTTTGCGGCCCTTCTGAGCCTGGTAGGTCTTTGGTGGTCCTGGCGGCACTAA
- a CDS encoding DUF502 domain-containing protein: MKRNLRNYLLTGVAVLLPAAATIFVLWKLFSLVDGFAGKLVSYFTPYRIPGLGVVITVLIILLVGVLATNVIGKRLLAYWEALVFRIPLVNTIYRTAKEIVDTFSEERKQVFRQVVLVEFPRRGSWAVGFLVGEAGESFRGATGRELVKVLVPHVPVPMSGFLLLVPKEEIIFLDLPVEEGLRFIVSTGIIEPSSKRGGNNAS; encoded by the coding sequence ATGAAGCGCAACCTGCGTAACTATTTGCTTACCGGGGTAGCAGTCCTTCTGCCGGCGGCTGCTACTATTTTTGTACTGTGGAAGCTTTTCTCTTTGGTAGACGGTTTTGCCGGCAAGCTGGTAAGCTACTTCACCCCTTACCGCATACCCGGGTTGGGGGTAGTGATCACCGTTCTGATCATCTTGCTGGTGGGGGTGCTGGCCACCAACGTCATCGGGAAGCGCCTGCTGGCCTACTGGGAGGCGCTGGTCTTCCGCATCCCGCTGGTCAACACGATTTACCGCACGGCGAAGGAGATCGTGGACACCTTCAGCGAGGAGCGCAAGCAGGTCTTCCGCCAGGTGGTGCTGGTGGAATTTCCCCGGCGCGGCAGTTGGGCGGTGGGCTTCCTGGTAGGAGAAGCAGGAGAAAGCTTCCGGGGGGCCACGGGGCGAGAATTGGTGAAAGTGCTGGTTCCCCACGTGCCGGTGCCCATGTCTGGCTTCCTCCTCCTGGTTCCTAAGGAAGAGATTATCTTCCTCGACCTCCCAGTGGAGGAGGGGCTACGCTTTATAGTCTCCACCGGCATCATAGAGCCCAGCAGCAAACGAGGTGGTAATAACGCTTCTTAG
- the iscB gene encoding RNA-guided endonuclease IscB, producing the protein MAPTFVGYPKVFVVDAEGKPLLPCHPARARKLLKSGKAEVLRGSPFTIKLKYPVSNPVGSLRAKVDDGSRYVGIALVNEHTGEVVFRGVLVQRGDVVRLLTLRREYRRGRRYRIVRHRPCRNRARQQVVPFPSVRQKKEAIYRVLADLAKIAPISGVDVELVSAGVKNPALPGKSTREKVLNRDGACVLCGSTRRLQRHHLVPRSKGGTDTPENQVLLCAECHRELHAGEAALDRRGKTFAWVAHAVLGKAYLLALLSRFGEVRVAEGWQTKEWRESLGLPKSHTNDALSLFLPGGPLKVFGPEYLIWPLRRRKWKNNPTKTCEEKNGFRHWDVVRAVRAGKVVFGCVRSLKARAMTLRTAKDDNFEVSYSKARLLHRPRGLAYMPA; encoded by the coding sequence ATGGCCCCGACATTCGTCGGTTACCCGAAGGTCTTCGTGGTGGACGCGGAAGGGAAGCCGCTTTTGCCGTGCCACCCGGCCAGGGCGAGGAAGCTCTTAAAGTCCGGGAAGGCAGAGGTCCTGCGCGGTTCTCCCTTCACCATCAAGCTCAAGTACCCGGTTTCCAACCCTGTCGGCTCACTCCGCGCCAAGGTGGACGATGGTTCCAGGTACGTCGGCATTGCCCTGGTCAACGAGCACACCGGCGAGGTAGTCTTCCGCGGCGTGCTCGTTCAGCGTGGCGACGTGGTGCGGCTTCTCACCCTGCGGCGGGAGTACCGGAGGGGCAGGCGCTACCGTATCGTACGCCACCGGCCGTGCCGGAACCGCGCTAGGCAACAGGTAGTCCCCTTCCCGAGCGTCCGGCAAAAGAAGGAAGCGATTTACCGGGTGCTGGCCGACCTGGCGAAGATAGCGCCTATCTCCGGCGTGGACGTGGAACTGGTCTCGGCGGGGGTGAAAAACCCCGCCCTGCCGGGCAAGAGCACGCGGGAGAAGGTACTGAACCGGGACGGCGCCTGCGTCCTGTGCGGCTCGACGAGAAGACTCCAGCGGCACCACCTCGTGCCGCGGTCGAAGGGCGGTACGGACACGCCGGAAAACCAGGTGCTGCTCTGCGCGGAGTGCCACCGGGAGCTGCACGCCGGGGAAGCCGCCCTGGACAGGAGGGGGAAGACCTTTGCCTGGGTGGCGCACGCGGTGCTGGGCAAAGCGTACCTCTTGGCCCTGCTCTCCCGGTTTGGGGAGGTGCGGGTGGCAGAAGGGTGGCAGACAAAGGAGTGGCGGGAAAGCCTGGGGCTCCCAAAGTCACACACGAACGACGCTCTGAGCCTCTTCTTGCCGGGAGGACCGCTCAAAGTCTTCGGGCCGGAGTACCTGATCTGGCCCTTGCGGAGGCGTAAGTGGAAAAACAACCCCACGAAGACCTGCGAGGAGAAAAACGGCTTCCGTCACTGGGACGTGGTGCGGGCCGTGAGGGCGGGGAAGGTGGTGTTTGGGTGCGTGCGGAGCTTGAAGGCGCGGGCCATGACCCTGCGGACGGCAAAAGACGACAACTTCGAGGTCTCGTACTCGAAAGCCAGGCTGCTGCACCGCCCGCGCGGTCTGGCTTACATGCCGGCGTAA
- the polX gene encoding DNA polymerase/3'-5' exonuclease PolX yields the protein MRNAEVCAIFREMAAIMEILGEDPYRIRAYQRAVQNIENLPEDIAVIAARGELTKIPGIGKELARKIEEILATGTLQKYEELKRKVPPGLVELLQVPGIGPKTAKLLYERLGVKSLAELEQLAKEGKLKGLPGIGAKTEENIRRGIALLRSVEERRPLGLVLPLARAVVNLLREKAPVKRVDLAGSIRRFKETVGDVDILAASTRPEEVIKIFTTLPLVAEVLAQGPTKASVRTGDGLQIDLRVVPPESYGAALCYFTGSKAHNIRVRELAVKQGLKVNEYGVFRGEERIAGATEEEVYAAVGLPYIPPEIREDWGEIEAALEGRLPDLVELKDIKGDFHVHSKYSDGAATLEEIAAEARKLGLEWVAICDHSPALKVAGGLDAPTLLKKKEAIERFNAKSPDVKLLCGVEVDILLDGTLDYPNEVLAQLDVVVAAIHTGLRQSKEVQTKRLLAAAANPYVHAIAHPTGRLLGEREPYELDLEAVFTAAARTGTWLEINAYYKRLDLNDINARAAAARGVEFTIGTDAHLLEQMEFLELGVGVARRAWLTREKVINTLSYEELLARLRAKKEVLGE from the coding sequence ATGAGGAACGCCGAGGTGTGCGCCATCTTCCGGGAGATGGCGGCCATCATGGAGATCCTGGGGGAAGACCCCTACCGCATCCGGGCCTACCAGCGGGCGGTGCAGAACATTGAGAACCTGCCGGAGGACATAGCGGTTATTGCCGCCCGGGGGGAGCTCACCAAGATACCCGGCATTGGCAAGGAATTGGCCCGCAAGATAGAGGAGATCCTGGCTACCGGCACCCTGCAGAAGTACGAGGAGCTTAAGCGGAAAGTGCCGCCGGGACTGGTGGAGCTCCTGCAGGTTCCCGGTATCGGCCCCAAGACGGCCAAGCTCCTTTACGAGAGGCTGGGGGTCAAGAGCCTGGCGGAGCTGGAGCAGCTGGCTAAAGAGGGAAAGCTCAAGGGGCTGCCGGGGATTGGGGCCAAAACCGAGGAGAACATCCGGCGGGGAATAGCCCTTCTGCGGTCAGTGGAAGAGCGGCGCCCCCTGGGGCTGGTTCTGCCGCTGGCCCGTGCGGTGGTCAACCTGCTCCGCGAAAAGGCTCCGGTCAAACGAGTAGACCTGGCCGGCAGCATCCGCCGTTTTAAAGAGACCGTGGGAGATGTGGACATTTTGGCCGCCAGCACTCGCCCGGAAGAAGTGATAAAGATCTTCACCACCCTACCCCTGGTGGCGGAGGTTCTGGCTCAGGGTCCGACCAAGGCCAGCGTGCGCACCGGGGACGGGTTGCAAATCGATCTACGGGTAGTTCCGCCGGAGAGTTACGGAGCAGCCCTCTGCTACTTCACCGGCTCTAAGGCGCACAACATCCGGGTGCGGGAACTGGCGGTGAAGCAGGGGCTTAAGGTGAACGAGTATGGGGTCTTTCGGGGGGAGGAGCGAATAGCCGGAGCCACGGAGGAGGAGGTCTATGCTGCCGTAGGGCTCCCCTACATTCCCCCGGAGATAAGGGAGGACTGGGGGGAAATCGAAGCCGCGCTGGAGGGGCGCCTGCCCGATCTGGTAGAGCTTAAAGACATAAAAGGGGACTTCCACGTGCACTCCAAGTATAGTGACGGGGCAGCCACCCTGGAGGAAATAGCAGCTGAGGCCAGAAAACTGGGGCTGGAGTGGGTGGCCATTTGTGACCACTCCCCCGCGTTGAAGGTGGCGGGGGGCCTAGACGCCCCCACCCTCCTGAAAAAGAAAGAGGCGATCGAGCGCTTCAACGCTAAAAGCCCCGACGTGAAGCTACTGTGCGGGGTCGAGGTAGACATCCTGCTGGACGGTACCCTCGACTACCCCAACGAGGTCCTGGCCCAGCTCGATGTGGTGGTGGCGGCTATCCACACCGGTTTGCGGCAGAGCAAGGAGGTGCAGACCAAGCGCCTGCTGGCGGCCGCAGCCAACCCTTATGTACATGCTATAGCCCACCCCACCGGGCGCCTGCTGGGGGAGCGTGAGCCCTACGAACTCGACTTGGAAGCCGTATTCACCGCTGCTGCCCGCACCGGCACCTGGCTGGAGATAAACGCCTACTACAAGCGACTGGACCTCAACGACATCAACGCCCGCGCGGCTGCCGCCCGTGGAGTAGAGTTCACCATCGGAACCGATGCCCACCTCCTGGAGCAGATGGAGTTTCTAGAGTTGGGGGTAGGGGTGGCCCGGCGGGCCTGGCTCACGCGGGAAAAAGTGATAAATACCTTGAGCTATGAGGAATTACTTGCCCGCTTGCGGGCTAAAAAAGAAGTATTAGGAGAGTGA
- a CDS encoding MBL fold metallo-hydrolase: MRVTVLVENSVGKPLGLTGEHGLGLWVEYEGHKILFDAGQRGAVVSNAHLLGIDLRGAEAIVLSHGHYDHTGGLRAVLEYIGRRIPVYAHPDVFSPHRVSSPVDRYVGIPYCREELEALGAEFRWVKEPLELFPGLWLSGEVPRRTEFEQGDERMYVLVEGKKVPDPLADDLSLYLKTSSGLAILLGCAHAGVINIVQHAQEVTGEKRVAAIIGGTHLGPVSEEQLEETIVRLTRMDLDLLAANHCTGLAVAARLRGIFGARFSFAATGEVLEL; encoded by the coding sequence ATGCGGGTGACGGTGCTGGTGGAAAACAGTGTGGGCAAACCTCTGGGGCTTACCGGAGAGCATGGGCTCGGCCTGTGGGTGGAGTATGAGGGGCATAAGATCCTTTTCGATGCCGGCCAACGCGGGGCGGTAGTGTCCAACGCCCACCTCTTGGGCATAGATTTGCGGGGAGCGGAGGCCATCGTTTTAAGTCACGGTCACTACGACCACACGGGGGGCTTGAGGGCGGTGCTGGAGTACATCGGTAGGCGCATCCCCGTCTACGCCCATCCGGACGTCTTCAGCCCCCACCGCGTTTCCTCCCCCGTCGATCGCTACGTGGGCATTCCCTACTGTCGCGAAGAGCTGGAGGCTTTGGGGGCCGAGTTTCGCTGGGTAAAGGAGCCTTTGGAGCTCTTCCCTGGCTTATGGCTCAGCGGCGAGGTTCCCCGCCGGACGGAGTTCGAGCAGGGGGACGAGCGGATGTACGTGCTGGTGGAGGGGAAGAAGGTTCCCGACCCCTTGGCAGACGATCTTAGCCTTTACCTCAAGACCTCTTCGGGCTTGGCTATACTGCTGGGTTGTGCCCATGCCGGGGTGATCAATATCGTCCAGCATGCCCAGGAAGTTACCGGGGAAAAGAGGGTGGCGGCCATCATCGGTGGCACCCACCTCGGTCCCGTTTCGGAGGAGCAGCTGGAGGAGACCATCGTGCGCCTGACCCGGATGGATCTCGACCTTCTGGCGGCCAACCACTGCACGGGCTTGGCCGTAGCGGCGCGGCTCAGAGGGATATTCGGAGCCCGCTTTAGCTTTGCCGCCACCGGCGAGGTGCTGGAGCTCTAA
- a CDS encoding MFS transporter yields the protein MLRKHLYLFSLAVLPVMICSGMVYSVLALYFSHLGASTGEIGLIYTTGAAAGALAGPHLGRLADRYGRKPVILGAMLGFLAIFLGYASMKQVEVAFFIQAVEGAAWAALGTAASAMVADLAPPAERGWAMGVYDRTWFIGWVIGPTFGGFIAEHLGFRCTFLVAGSLLLLGIGLLSLVPEPRRSSEPTGES from the coding sequence TTGCTACGCAAACACCTTTACTTGTTCTCCCTGGCCGTACTGCCGGTAATGATCTGTTCAGGCATGGTCTACTCCGTACTGGCCCTTTACTTCTCCCACCTAGGAGCCTCTACCGGTGAGATTGGGCTCATTTACACCACTGGAGCTGCCGCCGGCGCTCTGGCCGGGCCGCACCTAGGACGACTGGCCGATCGGTACGGTCGCAAACCGGTCATCCTGGGAGCCATGCTCGGTTTCTTAGCCATCTTCCTGGGCTACGCCTCCATGAAACAGGTCGAAGTAGCTTTCTTCATCCAGGCGGTGGAGGGCGCCGCCTGGGCCGCCTTGGGAACCGCCGCCTCGGCCATGGTAGCCGACCTCGCCCCGCCGGCAGAGCGCGGCTGGGCCATGGGGGTGTACGACCGCACCTGGTTCATCGGTTGGGTAATCGGCCCCACCTTTGGCGGTTTCATTGCGGAGCACTTAGGTTTCCGGTGCACCTTCCTGGTAGCCGGTAGCCTCCTGCTTTTAGGGATCGGCCTGCTTTCCCTGGTTCCCGAGCCCCGCCGCTCTTCCGAACCTACCGGCGAATCGTAA
- a CDS encoding acylphosphatase → MKQVRAHVIVHGKVQGVYFRASTLEKAREEGVTGWVRNRPDGTVEAVFEGEEERVKRMIAWCHQGPPWAEVERVEVNWEDWRGEFTDFTIRR, encoded by the coding sequence GTGAAGCAGGTTCGTGCGCACGTGATCGTGCACGGCAAGGTGCAGGGAGTCTATTTCCGAGCTTCTACGCTGGAAAAAGCACGAGAAGAAGGGGTTACCGGCTGGGTGCGTAACCGGCCTGACGGAACGGTGGAGGCGGTGTTCGAAGGGGAGGAGGAGAGAGTCAAGCGCATGATAGCCTGGTGCCACCAGGGGCCTCCCTGGGCCGAGGTGGAGCGGGTGGAGGTCAACTGGGAAGACTGGCGGGGGGAATTTACCGATTTTACGATTCGCCGGTAG
- a CDS encoding YkgJ family cysteine cluster protein has product MKVEVQPVSFSNGLGLAVQVRSEGATVEDFIVALDSAWQRYPFTRVRRPGAKNCLGCDACCGERAPLTSVDCFVLMRHLGLPTLDAFLSRYATVEVRGPVVDITLRRLRDGRCVFLDRERLACKVYAARPFVCRTFFCCPATPQFWEVREAILNRGEDELVRWWLASSRRVDRSWKPRVREEDWPPTPFAGKKSYEEVRLKEVLSKKLWRSVFKGGVVS; this is encoded by the coding sequence ATGAAGGTTGAGGTGCAGCCCGTTTCCTTCAGCAACGGTCTGGGGTTGGCGGTGCAGGTGAGAAGCGAAGGGGCCACGGTGGAGGACTTCATCGTGGCTTTGGACTCGGCCTGGCAGCGTTACCCCTTTACCCGCGTGCGCCGGCCGGGAGCGAAGAATTGTCTGGGTTGCGATGCCTGCTGTGGCGAGCGAGCTCCTCTCACCAGCGTGGATTGCTTCGTCCTCATGCGCCACTTGGGATTACCTACGCTTGATGCTTTTTTGTCCCGCTACGCTACGGTGGAAGTGAGGGGCCCGGTGGTGGATATCACTCTCAGGCGCCTGCGCGATGGCCGGTGTGTTTTCTTGGACAGGGAGCGCCTGGCCTGCAAGGTTTATGCCGCCCGGCCTTTCGTCTGCCGCACCTTTTTCTGCTGCCCGGCTACTCCTCAGTTTTGGGAGGTACGGGAAGCTATTCTCAACCGGGGCGAGGACGAGCTGGTGCGCTGGTGGCTTGCCTCTTCTCGCAGAGTAGATCGCTCTTGGAAGCCCAGGGTGCGGGAGGAGGACTGGCCTCCTACCCCTTTTGCTGGCAAGAAAAGCTACGAGGAAGTGCGGCTCAAAGAGGTGCTGTCCAAAAAGCTTTGGCGTTCCGTTTTTAAGGGGGGTGTCGTTTCGTGA
- a CDS encoding phenylacetate--CoA ligase family protein — translation MTLPQRESLAFFDFQALYARQLPRLQACLQYAYERSPFYREKFQQAGIKPKEIQSLADFAHLPFTTKAELRAGYPLELMAAPEEEVVRIHSSSGTTGKPVIIPYTRQDVEVWTEMMVRCLKMAGVKRHDRVQITPGYGLWTAGIGFQAGVERLGAMAVPTGPGNTPKQIEMMLDLKTTVLIGTSSYGLLLAEEVNKRGLRDKIALRIGIFGSERWSEKMRRFIAEGLGIETFDIYGLTEVYGPGIAIDCPYHLGLHYWSDHLFFEIIDPEKGTPLPPGEEGELVITTLTKEGLPLIRYRTHDLTRLLPFVCPCGSPFPLIDRIKGRTDDRIKIRGVNIYPGQLDEVLREVEGTGSEYQVILTREGVRDKMLIKIEGLPGYEPERVAESCRQAVKSRIGVTVEVEVVPLGSLPRSEKKTKRIFDYRED, via the coding sequence ATGACCCTGCCGCAAAGGGAAAGTCTGGCGTTTTTTGATTTTCAGGCCCTCTACGCTCGCCAGCTACCTCGCCTGCAAGCCTGCCTGCAGTACGCCTACGAGCGTTCCCCCTTTTACCGGGAAAAGTTTCAGCAAGCAGGCATCAAGCCCAAGGAAATCCAAAGCCTGGCCGACTTTGCCCATCTGCCCTTTACCACCAAGGCCGAACTCCGCGCTGGCTATCCTTTAGAGCTCATGGCCGCCCCGGAAGAAGAAGTGGTGCGCATCCACTCTTCCTCCGGTACCACCGGCAAGCCGGTGATCATTCCCTATACCCGCCAGGATGTCGAGGTCTGGACCGAAATGATGGTTCGCTGCCTGAAGATGGCGGGGGTGAAGCGGCACGATCGGGTGCAGATAACTCCGGGGTACGGCCTCTGGACCGCCGGCATTGGTTTTCAGGCCGGGGTGGAGCGCCTGGGGGCCATGGCCGTTCCCACCGGCCCCGGGAATACCCCGAAACAAATCGAGATGATGCTTGATCTCAAGACCACGGTCCTCATAGGGACTTCTTCCTACGGCCTTCTCCTAGCCGAGGAGGTGAACAAGAGGGGGCTTAGGGACAAGATAGCCCTGCGTATAGGGATCTTCGGCTCGGAGCGCTGGAGCGAAAAGATGCGCCGCTTCATAGCCGAAGGGCTGGGTATCGAAACCTTCGACATCTACGGGCTCACCGAGGTCTACGGGCCGGGCATAGCCATCGACTGCCCTTACCACCTGGGCTTGCACTACTGGTCCGATCACCTCTTTTTTGAAATCATCGACCCCGAAAAGGGAACCCCCCTCCCGCCAGGGGAAGAGGGGGAACTGGTCATAACTACCTTGACCAAAGAGGGCCTGCCTCTCATCCGCTACCGCACGCACGACCTCACCCGCCTCCTACCCTTCGTTTGCCCCTGCGGTTCTCCCTTCCCCCTTATCGACCGTATAAAAGGGCGTACTGACGACCGCATCAAGATCAGGGGAGTCAATATCTACCCCGGTCAGCTGGACGAGGTTCTGCGGGAGGTGGAGGGCACGGGGAGCGAGTACCAGGTGATCCTCACCCGGGAAGGGGTGCGGGATAAGATGCTCATCAAAATAGAAGGCCTGCCGGGCTACGAGCCGGAAAGGGTGGCGGAAAGCTGCCGCCAGGCGGTGAAAAGCCGCATTGGGGTCACGGTGGAAGTAGAAGTGGTGCCCCTGGGAAGCCTGCCCCGCAGCGAAAAGAAAACCAAGCGTATCTTCGACTACCGCGAAGACTGA